The Methanomassiliicoccales archaeon genome contains the following window.
AAGCTTCGGGAGCGCTGGGGCGTAATCTATCCCAAGATCGTGGCCCGCTGGGAGGCCAAGGCTTATGCCCTTTTGGCGTTTCTTCGTCATCCCAAGCCCATTAGGCGGTATCTTTACACCACGAATCAACTGGAACGGTTGGCGAAGGAGGTGAAGCGGCGGATGAAGGTGGTGGAGGTGTTCTGTGGAGAGGAGGCGGTAGAAAAGCTTTTGTACTTGGTTTTGAGTCACTTGAACGAGGCATGGGGGGCGAGGAGACTTCGGGGATTTGCGGAAATCGAGACGGGAAGCTATCATGTTGACCAGACACAATAGACGGGACACTATGGTCATCAGGTCCGCCTTTGTATATCGGCAACCAAGTTTATGAGGAATCGATGACCCTTTCGGTAACACTTTCAACGAGGCAGTTCGCCCCCTTGACATCCTGAGACCGTCGGGGTATTATATATCTTAAGAAGATTTGATTTAGTCAAAAAACTAAAGGAGAGGTTTATGCGTACATTTGCCAATGTCTGTAAAAATGTTGCCTCATATGCACTGCCTTTCCTAGTGTTATTGCTGTTGTGGCAATTGATGGTTGATGTGTTTAAATACCCCAAATTTATACTTCCGTCTCCGGCTGTTGTCATTAACGCCTTGTGTGACATTGCCCGGTGGAAATGGCATACTCACATTGCTGTTACAGCCGCTGAAATGCTGGGCGGTTTCCTGCTCTCGGCCGGAGTGGGTATTATTTTGGGCATGCTAATCGCAGCCTCAAGTTTTGTTTACAAGTTAGTAATGCCATTTCTTGTCTTCTTTAATTCCCTGCCGAAGATTGCTATGGCTCCCCTTTTTATTATATGGCTCGGCTACGGTATAATTCCTAACATGTGGATTTCGTTTTTTATTGCCTTCTTTCCTGTAGTTATAGACACCGCTGCAGGCATCCGCGCAATTGACCCAGAAATGTTGGATTTGGGGCGTCTCTTTAACGCCTCACGTTTAAAGATATTTTTGCATGTTTGCCTACCTAACGCTCTCCCACATATATTTGCAGGATTAAAGGTCGCTTCTACATTTTCTGTGATCGGTGCTATCATTGGCGAATTTATTGCGTCCACAAAAGGACTCGCGGGTATAATTATTCAGGCGCAGACTATGCTAACAACTGAAGCAATCTTTGCTGCATTAATATGGATTTCGGCTTTGGGCCTCGGCTTATTTGGCTTTGTCTCGCTAATGGAGAGAGTGTTTACCCCCTGGGCAGAAGCTTGGAGGACAGCGGGGCGTTAGTTTAAAAGGCTGCAAACTAAAGGAGGTGGCTTTATGAAGTACAGGATTGAAAGGGTATTTGTGGCATGTGTACTTATAATGGCGTGCGTCCCTGGTCTCGCGCTTGAGACGCTTACCGTAAGACTTAACTGGATCCCAAATCAAGCCGA
Protein-coding sequences here:
- a CDS encoding transposase; amino-acid sequence: KLRERWGVIYPKIVARWEAKAYALLAFLRHPKPIRRYLYTTNQLERLAKEVKRRMKVVEVFCGEEAVEKLLYLVLSHLNEAWGARRLRGFAEIETGSYHVDQTQ
- a CDS encoding ABC transporter permease; translated protein: MRTFANVCKNVASYALPFLVLLLLWQLMVDVFKYPKFILPSPAVVINALCDIARWKWHTHIAVTAAEMLGGFLLSAGVGIILGMLIAASSFVYKLVMPFLVFFNSLPKIAMAPLFIIWLGYGIIPNMWISFFIAFFPVVIDTAAGIRAIDPEMLDLGRLFNASRLKIFLHVCLPNALPHIFAGLKVASTFSVIGAIIGEFIASTKGLAGIIIQAQTMLTTEAIFAALIWISALGLGLFGFVSLMERVFTPWAEAWRTAGR